One region of Leishmania panamensis strain MHOM/PA/94/PSC-1 chromosome 28 sequence genomic DNA includes:
- a CDS encoding hypothetical protein (TriTrypDB/GeneDB-style sysID: LpmP.28.2110) — translation MACATRMCCSVGYYVCLAFICIYLVFCILAVPQYRFVALMIFALMGLCATSAWRLLPSEQIVVRQMAEVMARQCYTSPTVAVPFITSMTTTPAVTVPSSTSHELYRVLI, via the coding sequence ATGGCATGCGCCACCAGGATGTGTTGCAGTGTCGGCTACTACGTCTGCTTGGCTTTCATCTGCATCTACCTCGTCTTCTGCATTCTGGCGGTTCCGCAGTACCGCTTCGTGGCCCTCATGATCTTCGCCTTGATGGGCCtgtgcgccacctccgcatGGCGCCTGCTGCCATCGGAGCAGATTGTGGTGCGTCAGATGGCAGAGGTGATGGCGAGACAGTGCTACACATCCCcaacggtggcggtgccgttCATCACTTCCATGACGACCACGCCAGCCGTCACTGTTCCATCGTCGACGTCTCATGAGCTGTACAGAGTTTTGATCTGA